A genomic stretch from Limisphaerales bacterium includes:
- a CDS encoding aquaporin, translated as MADVTGNPSNPPIEYRAAPVEAAPQQAVWPATQTAAAAEDIATAPMVKQILSEFIGTFALVFVAVTTLYWFAVDFIAIALASALVVALMVGVFARFGSGQFNPAITLGLVLGGRLKFSRAAIIIPVQLVAAVLASLMLVNFLGQTENLQWRYPKVAAAEPGVAAGALAPQGGQPEFGLLAPVEAGTPRIPERVEIPEPIGRAQPRPIPGSQRVTILQAIVLEAVLTFFWGMAAFAGLRRGAHPLLGPVLIGAAVAVGILTAGILTGGAMNPARAFGPALASGAWANQMVYWIGPMIGGALAGVICGHFLFNDEEESSDAPAYPAT; from the coding sequence ATGGCTGACGTGACTGGTAATCCATCGAACCCACCCATCGAATATCGTGCTGCGCCCGTGGAGGCTGCGCCGCAACAGGCCGTTTGGCCTGCTACTCAAACTGCCGCTGCCGCGGAGGACATTGCGACTGCGCCAATGGTGAAACAGATTTTATCAGAATTCATCGGCACGTTTGCGCTCGTGTTCGTGGCGGTCACCACGCTGTACTGGTTTGCGGTGGATTTCATCGCTATCGCATTGGCCAGTGCGCTGGTGGTGGCATTGATGGTGGGGGTGTTTGCGCGCTTTGGCAGTGGCCAATTTAACCCTGCCATCACACTGGGGCTTGTGCTCGGAGGGCGATTGAAATTCTCGCGCGCGGCCATAATCATACCGGTACAGTTGGTGGCCGCAGTTTTGGCGTCGTTGATGCTCGTCAATTTCCTGGGCCAAACAGAAAATCTTCAGTGGCGCTACCCCAAGGTTGCTGCTGCTGAGCCGGGTGTGGCAGCAGGTGCGTTGGCACCGCAGGGCGGCCAACCGGAGTTTGGCCTGCTCGCGCCTGTCGAAGCAGGAACACCGCGCATCCCCGAGCGGGTTGAAATTCCCGAGCCCATTGGCCGCGCCCAGCCGCGTCCGATCCCCGGTTCGCAACGGGTTACTATTTTACAGGCCATTGTGCTTGAGGCCGTGCTCACTTTTTTCTGGGGCATGGCGGCTTTCGCGGGATTGCGCCGGGGCGCACATCCGTTGCTTGGCCCGGTGCTCATCGGTGCGGCGGTGGCGGTTGGAATTTTGACTGCGGGGATTCTTACCGGCGGCGCAATGAATCCGGCGCGTGCTTTCGGGCCTGCGCTGGCGTCGGGTGCCTGGGCGAATCAAATGGTTTACTGGATCGGTCCCATGATAGGCGGCGCGCTGGCGGGCGTGATCTGCGGTCACTTCCTGTTTAACGATGAGGAGGAATCATCGGATGCACCGGCGTACCCGGCCACTTAA
- a CDS encoding MGMT family protein, translating to MAYVKKSWREKLADDKDLPKIFDTRNGKVSKKWGEGLCAIPRPRDVAAFMQKVRKGKLTTINELRAAVAAQHGADFGCPITTGIFAWIAAQAAEEALLDGRKRVTPYWRTLKTGGEVNPKYPGGVAAQRKLLEAEGHKVLKKGKRYLVADFESRIETLIANP from the coding sequence ATGGCGTACGTAAAAAAATCCTGGCGGGAAAAGTTGGCCGATGACAAGGATTTGCCAAAAATATTCGACACCCGAAACGGAAAAGTCTCCAAGAAATGGGGGGAAGGATTGTGCGCCATTCCCCGCCCGCGGGATGTGGCGGCCTTTATGCAAAAAGTGCGGAAAGGTAAGCTCACCACCATAAACGAATTGCGTGCCGCCGTGGCCGCACAACATGGGGCGGATTTCGGGTGCCCGATTACAACGGGCATTTTTGCTTGGATCGCCGCGCAGGCGGCCGAGGAGGCACTGTTGGATGGACGCAAGCGCGTGACACCCTATTGGCGAACGTTAAAAACCGGTGGCGAGGTGAATCCGAAATATCCCGGCGGAGTGGCTGCTCAGCGGAAATTGCTGGAAGCCGAAGGACATAAGGTGCTGAAGAAAGGGAAGCGATATTTGGTGGCTGATTTCGAATCACGGATTGAAACCCTCATTGCAAATCCGTGA
- a CDS encoding endonuclease III domain-containing protein, translating into MQAELRQAYRLMRRAHGHLKWWPADSPFEICVGAILTQNTSWKNVEHALANLKSARVLTPKKIYNLSNAKLSQLIRPAGYFNIKAKRLRNFVDVLVEQHRASLKHLFNGNTAIIRERLLAINGVGPETADSMLLYAGDHSSFVIDTYTKRIFERHGWCDAEVGYDDLQSLCADSLSQKRGAEKLDYWRDYHAQLVVIGNRHCKPRDPNCDACPLKTLLPKE; encoded by the coding sequence ATGCAAGCCGAGCTCCGCCAAGCCTATCGCCTGATGCGGCGGGCGCATGGGCATTTGAAATGGTGGCCGGCGGATTCGCCGTTCGAAATTTGTGTGGGCGCAATCCTCACACAAAATACGTCATGGAAAAATGTGGAGCATGCCTTGGCCAATCTCAAATCCGCACGGGTGCTGACGCCCAAGAAAATCTACAACCTCTCAAACGCCAAACTTTCGCAGCTCATTCGGCCCGCGGGTTATTTCAATATCAAAGCCAAACGGCTCCGCAATTTTGTGGACGTACTCGTCGAACAACATCGCGCTAGTTTGAAACACCTTTTCAACGGCAACACCGCCATTATCCGCGAACGCCTGCTGGCCATCAACGGCGTGGGCCCCGAAACGGCTGACAGTATGTTGCTCTACGCGGGCGACCACAGCAGTTTCGTGATTGATACCTACACGAAACGCATTTTTGAACGACACGGTTGGTGCGACGCCGAGGTTGGCTACGATGACTTGCAGTCGCTCTGCGCCGACTCCCTGAGCCAAAAACGCGGCGCGGAAAAACTGGATTATTGGCGCGATTACCACGCGCAATTGGTCGTCATCGGCAATCGCCACTGCAAGCCGCGCGATCCGAACTGCGATGCATGCCCTCTGAAAACATTGTTGCCTAAGGAATAA
- the mutT gene encoding 8-oxo-dGTP diphosphatase MutT has protein sequence MNEPIEVAAGLVFHKGRLLIHQRPAGVHLAGLWEFPGGKRETGETMPQCLQREMMEELGVTVAVGQCIETLTHAYPEKVVRLEFYLCELIKGEPAGLDGQRFVWVTADELDEYEFPAADACLLARLKTETDWWE, from the coding sequence ATGAACGAGCCCATTGAGGTCGCAGCAGGATTAGTTTTTCACAAAGGTCGCCTGCTCATTCACCAGCGTCCGGCGGGTGTGCATTTAGCGGGATTGTGGGAATTTCCGGGCGGCAAACGCGAAACCGGCGAAACCATGCCGCAATGTCTCCAGCGCGAAATGATGGAGGAACTTGGCGTTACTGTGGCCGTCGGTCAGTGCATCGAAACACTTACCCATGCATACCCCGAAAAAGTGGTGCGATTGGAGTTTTATTTGTGTGAGCTGATCAAAGGCGAACCGGCCGGGCTCGACGGTCAACGGTTTGTTTGGGTAACGGCGGATGAATTGGATGAGTATGAGTTTCCTGCTGCCGATGCTTGTTTGCTTGCCCGGTTGAAAACGGAAACGGATTGGTGGGAATAA
- a CDS encoding phosphoglucomutase/phosphomannomutase family protein, producing MADPIQFGTSGWRGLIARDFTFDRVRLATQGIADYLKNSERSTVILGHDARFLGRDFAIAAAEVLAANNLTPLLCDRDTPTPVISHAIRARKAAAGINLTASHNPAEWQGLKFSLANGAPATMEATRAVEYNIARRQKDQWKFDGSVIGTFECKEIDPRPAYFRRLRQLVDFDAIKKAKMKIAVELMYGAGRGYLDILLEEVGVKITRFHQHPNPLFGGQPPEPSAEGMAAAAACVKTGQAQLALGLDGDADRFGIVDRDGSWLTPNQILALTLYHLKKNRRWTGAAVRTVPTSHMIDAIAAHLGVPLHETPVGFKYIGALMESEPIIVGGEESGGLSVKGHVPEKDGILACLLMAELVAVENKSLGQLLKLLENQIGKFYTDRINIHINPEKKAAILKRLAQGLDTIGSTPVEKFITTDGYKFLLPNGEWVAFRASGTEPVIRCYLETKTAAQMKRLQTACQQLLA from the coding sequence ATGGCGGACCCAATCCAGTTTGGCACCTCCGGCTGGCGCGGCCTCATCGCGCGCGATTTCACCTTCGACCGCGTTCGACTTGCCACCCAAGGCATTGCCGATTACTTAAAAAACTCAGAACGCTCAACCGTCATTCTCGGTCATGACGCCCGATTCCTCGGCCGCGACTTCGCGATTGCCGCTGCCGAAGTGCTTGCCGCAAACAATCTCACCCCCCTGCTCTGCGATCGCGACACGCCCACGCCCGTCATTAGCCACGCCATCCGCGCCCGCAAAGCCGCCGCCGGCATCAACCTCACCGCCAGCCACAACCCCGCCGAATGGCAGGGCCTGAAATTTTCCCTCGCCAACGGCGCCCCCGCCACGATGGAAGCCACCCGCGCAGTCGAATACAATATCGCTCGCCGCCAAAAAGATCAGTGGAAGTTTGATGGCTCCGTCATCGGCACATTCGAATGCAAAGAAATCGACCCACGCCCCGCGTATTTCCGCCGACTCCGCCAGCTCGTCGACTTTGACGCTATCAAAAAAGCGAAGATGAAAATCGCTGTCGAACTTATGTACGGCGCCGGCCGCGGTTATCTTGATATTTTGCTGGAAGAAGTCGGCGTCAAAATCACCCGTTTCCATCAACATCCCAACCCGCTTTTTGGCGGACAACCACCCGAACCCAGCGCCGAAGGCATGGCCGCGGCCGCCGCGTGCGTAAAAACCGGCCAAGCCCAGCTCGCCCTCGGGCTCGATGGCGATGCCGACCGCTTCGGCATTGTCGATCGCGATGGTTCCTGGCTCACCCCAAACCAAATTCTCGCTCTCACGCTCTATCATCTCAAAAAAAATCGCCGCTGGACCGGTGCCGCCGTGCGCACCGTACCCACCAGCCACATGATTGACGCCATTGCCGCCCATCTTGGCGTGCCGCTCCACGAAACTCCCGTCGGCTTCAAATACATCGGTGCGCTTATGGAATCCGAGCCCATCATCGTCGGCGGCGAAGAAAGTGGCGGCCTCAGCGTCAAAGGCCACGTGCCCGAAAAAGACGGCATCCTCGCCTGTCTCTTAATGGCCGAACTCGTCGCCGTCGAAAACAAATCTCTTGGCCAACTCCTAAAGCTGCTCGAGAATCAAATTGGAAAATTCTACACCGACCGCATCAATATCCACATCAACCCCGAAAAAAAAGCCGCCATCCTAAAACGCCTCGCCCAAGGCCTCGACACCATCGGCAGCACACCAGTCGAAAAATTCATCACCACCGACGGCTACAAATTTCTTCTTCCAAATGGTGAATGGGTTGCCTTCCGCGCCAGCGGCACTGAACCGGTTATCCGCTGCTACCTCGAAACCAAAACTGCCGCCCAAATGAAACGCCTCCAAACTGCCTGCCAACAATTGTTGGCCTAA
- a CDS encoding tetratricopeptide repeat protein, whose product MESTETHPDRLIDFWEWLVENRMQVILAIIIAIGAVLIVYTQRVNAKLAEEESGEDVLAAMDLRFSTDEVNPFVTASERFGNVAVNHPGTAGASNAKFLQASALFDEGKFKEADAAFAGYVSENPRSPLLPAAALGQAACKASLVDSGAVAAYENVRNQYPGTSEAVQATLALGRMALEAKDAPKARELLTSVSTNRVSLFWGTIADDLLKQLPPVEDK is encoded by the coding sequence GTGGAATCCACAGAAACACATCCGGACCGGCTCATTGATTTTTGGGAATGGCTGGTCGAGAACCGTATGCAGGTAATTTTGGCGATCATCATTGCCATCGGTGCTGTGCTGATTGTGTATACCCAGCGGGTCAATGCGAAATTAGCCGAGGAAGAGTCGGGTGAGGATGTGTTGGCGGCCATGGATCTACGATTTTCCACGGATGAGGTGAACCCGTTTGTTACGGCTTCGGAACGGTTTGGCAACGTGGCGGTTAATCATCCGGGTACTGCGGGTGCGAGCAACGCAAAATTTTTGCAGGCGAGTGCTTTGTTTGATGAGGGGAAATTTAAAGAAGCCGATGCTGCTTTTGCCGGGTATGTTTCGGAAAACCCGCGGAGTCCGTTGTTGCCTGCCGCGGCGTTGGGACAGGCAGCGTGCAAAGCTTCGCTGGTTGATTCGGGTGCGGTGGCCGCTTACGAAAATGTCCGCAACCAATATCCCGGCACATCAGAAGCCGTGCAGGCGACGCTTGCGTTGGGCCGAATGGCGCTCGAAGCGAAGGATGCACCCAAGGCGCGCGAATTACTCACATCCGTTTCCACCAATCGCGTGTCCCTATTTTGGGGTACGATCGCGGATGACTTATTAAAGCAACTTCCGCCGGTTGAAGATAAATAA
- the ndhC gene encoding NADH-quinone oxidoreductase subunit A: protein MDGQLQQYLPVLILLGVAVAFAAGNLILSKLIGKRADTNPTKDTPYECGMPAEGEGAPRLSVKFYLVAMLFILFDIEVIFLFPWAVVYKDMLATNAALIFGSMISFLGILFVGYLYAVKKKAFDWKR from the coding sequence GTGGACGGGCAATTACAACAATACCTTCCGGTGCTGATTTTGCTGGGCGTGGCCGTGGCCTTCGCCGCCGGCAATCTTATTCTCTCCAAACTCATCGGCAAACGTGCCGACACCAACCCCACTAAAGATACCCCCTACGAATGCGGTATGCCCGCCGAAGGCGAAGGCGCACCACGTTTGTCGGTTAAGTTTTATCTCGTGGCGATGCTCTTTATCCTGTTTGACATCGAAGTTATTTTTCTCTTCCCGTGGGCCGTCGTATATAAAGATATGCTCGCGACAAACGCCGCGCTCATCTTTGGCTCCATGATTTCCTTCCTGGGCATCCTGTTCGTCGGTTATTTATACGCCGTCAAGAAGAAGGCCTTCGACTGGAAGCGCTAA